The following coding sequences are from one Spartobacteria bacterium window:
- a CDS encoding ABC transporter permease, with translation MIRYVLLRVLRMIPILFGVLLLTFLLFHVVAGSPASLVLGQNAKPQAIEEYNETHGYNLPLICGKWVETLAFRGGDFLTGAGDWDRLPHVMQKGDMVVLPSDMTTPLPLVFPLYQDNRYRLTMEYSSMAPVLLTGVESESQEALPASVKVRKMSIVFKTGAAKELAAPSLTSAAPIHLRMIYLERGVGHAFDSQLWFYVRRLLQGDFGVSSETGEDVLAILRRGAGPSLALNIPILFGTTIMALALALVSAWQRGKWFDRVSVVLATALMSVNYIIWIVGGQYLFAFKLGWFPIWGFESVVYLVLPVLIGIVTGLGRDVRFYRTVMLDEMHHDYVRTAYAKGAGTARVLTRHVLRNAMIPVVTQISMALPFIFTSSLLLESFFGVPGLGSASINAINSSDFAVIQAVVVFGAFFYVGVNLLTDLCYAWVDPRVRLS, from the coding sequence ATGATTCGTTATGTTCTGCTGCGTGTGCTGCGCATGATTCCTATTTTGTTCGGAGTGTTGCTGTTGACGTTTCTGCTGTTTCATGTGGTTGCGGGCAGCCCTGCCTCTCTGGTCCTGGGACAGAATGCCAAACCACAGGCGATTGAGGAGTATAATGAGACACATGGCTATAATCTGCCGCTAATTTGCGGGAAGTGGGTGGAAACATTGGCTTTTCGCGGTGGTGATTTTTTGACTGGTGCTGGTGACTGGGATCGTTTACCTCATGTGATGCAGAAAGGGGATATGGTTGTCCTTCCGTCGGATATGACGACGCCATTGCCGTTGGTGTTTCCTTTGTATCAGGACAACCGGTATCGGTTGACCATGGAATATTCATCCATGGCTCCGGTGTTGTTGACGGGGGTTGAATCGGAAAGTCAAGAGGCGCTGCCGGCGAGTGTGAAGGTGCGTAAGATGTCGATTGTGTTTAAGACGGGAGCGGCCAAAGAATTGGCCGCACCGAGCTTAACCAGTGCCGCGCCGATCCATTTACGAATGATTTATCTTGAACGCGGTGTTGGGCATGCATTTGACAGTCAGCTCTGGTTTTATGTCCGTCGTCTGCTGCAGGGGGATTTTGGGGTTTCGTCGGAAACGGGGGAGGATGTGCTGGCGATTTTGCGTCGGGGTGCGGGTCCGTCGCTTGCGCTGAATATTCCTATATTATTCGGGACAACGATTATGGCACTGGCGTTGGCATTGGTCAGTGCCTGGCAGCGGGGCAAATGGTTTGACCGAGTGAGTGTTGTTCTTGCAACAGCCTTGATGAGTGTGAATTACATTATATGGATTGTTGGTGGTCAATATCTGTTTGCTTTTAAACTGGGCTGGTTTCCCATTTGGGGGTTTGAATCGGTGGTTTATTTAGTGCTGCCGGTTCTTATTGGAATTGTCACTGGATTGGGACGGGATGTGCGGTTTTATCGGACGGTGATGCTGGATGAAATGCATCATGATTATGTACGCACGGCGTATGCCAAAGGGGCAGGCACCGCAAGGGTTCTGACACGTCACGTACTTCGTAATGCTATGATTCCGGTAGTGACGCAGATCAGTATGGCTTTGCCTTTTATTTTTACGAGCAGCCTGCTGCTGGAGAGTTTTTTCGGTGTTCCGGGGTTGGGCAGTGCTAGTATCAACGCAATAAATTCGTCGGATTTTGCGGTGATTCAGGCGGTGGTGGTGTTTGGGGCATTTTTTTATGTGGGCGTCAACCTGCTGACGGACTTGTGCTATGCGTGGGTTGACCCGAGGGTTCGGTTGTCATGA
- a CDS encoding transposase: MRRKRIKRDHLAYYHCMSRIVGRAMLMGHVEKEHMRRLIRKVEGFTGVRVLTYAVMTNHVHLLLEEPDRDAVHAIDDDELLRRLRCLYTEAEVDEIREHWAEWEWTGLTELVEEDKHRYLIRMHDISEFMKQVKQRFSCWYNRRTGRCGTLWEHRFKSVLVEDGAALRTMASYIEMNPVRAGIVADPKTYRFCGLGEAMGGVDAARKGIMTLVSGVEPLDDAVRVKEQIHEWSAASSIYWERVLMYDEVRKNPHFAMLDRDMIPDKLRHRTKISDFERLQCKNRYFSDGQVFGSQAFVEAFFVENQDYFSASRKTGARKMRGGWLNLYTIRDLGHWC, encoded by the coding sequence ATGAGACGTAAACGAATTAAAAGAGATCATCTGGCTTATTATCATTGTATGTCGCGTATTGTGGGCCGAGCGATGTTGATGGGCCATGTCGAAAAAGAGCACATGCGGCGATTAATCCGGAAAGTGGAGGGTTTTACCGGTGTACGTGTGCTAACTTATGCGGTGATGACAAATCATGTTCACTTATTGTTGGAGGAGCCGGATCGCGATGCGGTGCATGCGATAGATGATGACGAGCTGCTACGTCGGCTGCGTTGTTTATATACAGAAGCGGAGGTAGATGAAATTCGGGAGCACTGGGCGGAATGGGAATGGACGGGGTTGACGGAGCTGGTTGAAGAGGATAAGCATCGGTATCTGATACGCATGCATGATATTAGCGAGTTTATGAAGCAGGTGAAGCAACGGTTTTCCTGCTGGTATAATCGGCGTACGGGGCGGTGCGGAACCTTGTGGGAACATCGTTTTAAAAGTGTGCTGGTGGAAGATGGTGCGGCCTTGCGCACGATGGCTTCGTATATTGAAATGAATCCGGTACGTGCGGGTATCGTGGCTGATCCAAAAACGTATCGGTTTTGCGGTTTGGGTGAAGCCATGGGGGGCGTAGATGCTGCGCGGAAAGGAATTATGACGTTGGTGTCAGGGGTGGAACCACTGGACGATGCGGTTCGGGTGAAAGAGCAGATTCATGAGTGGAGTGCTGCGTCATCCATTTATTGGGAACGTGTTCTGATGTATGATGAGGTTCGTAAAAATCCGCATTTTGCGATGTTGGATAGGGATATGATTCCGGATAAGCTTAGGCACCGGACGAAGATCTCGGACTTTGAGCGGCTGCAATGTAAAAATCGATATTTTTCAGATGGGCAGGTTTTTGGGTCGCAGGCCTTTGTTGAGGCGTTTTTTGTCGAGAATCAGGATTATTTCAGCGCGTCGCGAAAAACGGGAGCACGGAAAATGCGAGGGGGATGGCTGAATCTATACACGATTCGTGATCTGGGGCACTGGTGTTGA
- a CDS encoding ABC transporter ATP-binding protein, with translation MKNQDVSMGKNEQFVVDVNHLSVTFNSGQGVVAAVRDVSFSIKKGSFCAMAGESGCGKSVTAFALTRLLPDRPACQVHGGIEIAGQNLMDMSSRELQRLRGHRVAYVFQEPGRSLNPVIRIGAQVAEAIYLHRKTRADQSELAHLFELVQLPDPQKIGRRYPCELSGGQQQRVMIAMALACDPEVLIADEPTTALDVTIQAEIMQLLRTINRERGTTILFISHNLGLIADVADYIYVMYAGKIVESGSVLSVLNSPMHPYTQALLHAVPRLHGHQQWIESIPGSVPDPTKKIDGCAFASRCKHRKDACDLLSPELVTVSSDRSVACHYHD, from the coding sequence ATGAAAAATCAGGATGTCTCTATGGGAAAAAATGAACAGTTCGTTGTCGATGTGAATCATTTATCGGTGACATTTAACAGTGGGCAGGGAGTCGTTGCGGCCGTTAGAGATGTCAGCTTTTCGATTAAAAAAGGGTCTTTTTGTGCCATGGCCGGGGAGAGTGGCTGCGGGAAAAGTGTTACGGCATTTGCGCTGACCCGATTATTGCCGGACAGACCGGCGTGTCAGGTTCATGGCGGCATTGAAATCGCCGGCCAAAATCTGATGGATATGTCGTCACGCGAACTTCAGCGATTGCGTGGTCATCGTGTCGCGTATGTATTTCAGGAGCCGGGTCGATCGCTGAATCCAGTGATTCGTATTGGTGCACAGGTCGCTGAAGCGATTTATTTGCACCGGAAAACCAGAGCCGATCAGAGTGAGCTGGCGCATCTGTTTGAATTAGTTCAGTTGCCCGACCCGCAAAAAATAGGGCGCCGCTATCCCTGTGAATTGAGCGGCGGCCAGCAGCAGCGGGTGATGATAGCCATGGCATTGGCCTGTGACCCGGAAGTGCTGATTGCCGACGAGCCCACCACGGCACTGGATGTGACGATTCAGGCAGAAATTATGCAGTTGCTTCGCACGATCAATCGCGAGCGCGGAACCACGATTCTCTTCATTTCCCACAATCTGGGACTGATCGCCGATGTGGCCGATTATATCTACGTCATGTATGCAGGTAAAATTGTTGAAAGCGGATCCGTCCTTTCAGTCCTGAACAGCCCTATGCATCCCTACACGCAGGCATTGCTCCATGCCGTACCCCGACTGCATGGACACCAACAGTGGATTGAAAGCATCCCCGGTTCTGTCCCTGATCCCACAAAAAAGATTGATGGATGCGCTTTCGCCTCACGTTGTAAACACCGAAAAGATGCGTGCGATTTACTTTCCCCCGAACTGGTTACTGTCTCTTCCGACCGGAGTGTAGCCTGTCATTATCACGACTGA
- the rsmI gene encoding 16S rRNA (cytidine(1402)-2'-O)-methyltransferase has product MNEIQTPSGLYIVATPIGNLADITLRALQILRDVDFIVAEDTRHSLKLLNHYEIKKKCYSCHQFNEASRIDRIKDELGQNRRIALLTDAGTPCISDPGSRLVHAVREAELPVFAIPGACAAVAAYSVSGILSGQFHFEGFLPHKKGRKTRLEQIASLPLPVVLYESPHRLARLLKELVQYMGSDRPIHVLKELTKMHEQYFYGKTEVLLNQLATEKHKGEFVIITEPGHTIDKADKSVLVSPDSMS; this is encoded by the coding sequence ATGAATGAGATACAAACGCCATCCGGTTTATACATTGTCGCCACGCCCATCGGGAATCTGGCCGACATCACTTTGCGTGCGTTACAAATCCTGAGGGATGTCGACTTTATTGTGGCAGAAGATACGCGTCACAGCCTGAAACTGCTCAATCATTATGAAATAAAAAAGAAATGTTACAGTTGCCATCAGTTCAATGAAGCCTCGCGCATTGACCGTATCAAAGACGAATTAGGGCAGAACAGACGCATCGCTCTGCTAACCGACGCAGGGACGCCATGCATTTCCGATCCCGGCAGTCGACTGGTACACGCTGTACGCGAAGCCGAGCTGCCTGTTTTCGCCATTCCTGGTGCCTGTGCCGCCGTAGCGGCCTATTCTGTCAGCGGAATCCTATCGGGACAGTTTCATTTTGAAGGCTTTCTCCCCCACAAAAAAGGGCGAAAAACACGACTGGAACAGATTGCCTCCCTGCCGCTCCCCGTTGTTTTATATGAATCACCCCACCGACTGGCCCGTCTATTAAAAGAACTGGTTCAATATATGGGGTCAGACAGACCCATTCACGTCCTGAAAGAACTGACAAAAATGCACGAACAGTATTTTTACGGGAAGACAGAGGTATTACTCAACCAGCTTGCCACGGAAAAACATAAGGGAGAATTTGTTATTATAACGGAACCGGGGCATACCATTGACAAAGCAGACAAATCCGTGCTAGTTTCTCCAGACAGTATGAGTTAG
- a CDS encoding anti-sigma factor antagonist, protein MTSSQAKQEQLFASICGSAAYITVKQRGSFRVGHILKQFAVAAIDANVTTLIFDMQECKGLDSTFMGVLAGLSGRAGKSGGRVILIHVSPHINALLSTLGLDTLVQIHLQNEVPNEIRRIIPACDQQLNEIKGETSQLDSSRTMLDAHQTLVEMIPENLAKFKDVLELMKADMARHSSGK, encoded by the coding sequence ATGACGAGTTCACAGGCAAAGCAGGAACAACTTTTCGCATCCATTTGCGGAAGTGCTGCTTATATCACAGTTAAGCAAAGGGGATCCTTCCGTGTCGGCCATATCCTCAAACAGTTCGCTGTTGCAGCCATTGATGCCAACGTAACGACGTTAATATTTGACATGCAGGAATGTAAAGGACTGGACAGTACATTCATGGGAGTTTTAGCGGGTCTGTCAGGTCGGGCGGGAAAAAGCGGCGGGCGGGTGATCCTTATTCATGTATCCCCGCATATTAATGCTCTGCTCAGCACACTGGGTCTGGACACATTGGTGCAGATACATTTACAGAATGAAGTTCCAAATGAAATTCGGCGAATTATTCCTGCCTGTGACCAGCAGCTGAATGAAATCAAGGGAGAAACCAGTCAGCTGGATTCCTCTCGCACCATGCTGGATGCACATCAGACACTGGTGGAAATGATCCCTGAAAACCTCGCGAAATTCAAAGATGTTCTCGAACTGATGAAGGCCGACATGGCGCGGCACAGTTCAGGGAAATGA
- a CDS encoding GAF domain-containing protein, with translation MNAFSLAMPLAMLIGMIIIIMRSHVLLQRMRDKSDGIQHEKEMVFGFVHDISDIFADMDTIETPALLKRILFYTTRTSQASAGAVYMLNHETRELTAKAIAGLFPPVVPLVGIDLDNLICKADHINDLVKNTPILLGQGLIGQVADIGTTILIEDAELDARIPKYRHDFLKIKSIILVPLRFHQQVLGLVVLVNRIDEQPFTESDAGLLQALADQASVTIHFSSIREQLLEKKRIDHDLDVARSIQFSLLPKQIPEFPGIEIAAYNYPALEVGGDYYDFIQVDEDHLGIAIADVSGKGISGAIIMAMCRSVLRAQARGNRSPADVLRTVNQVMLSDISEDMFVCMLYMVLNIHTHEITVARAGLERPILYTNDAEQSVTPINTRGCALGLTDEDTFDMILEEVTMTMQPGSVIVAYSDGITEARDVNQEEWGFANLTETVRQTAPEDAYCVIGSVRERIMRFVGKMKQYDDMTLLALRII, from the coding sequence ATGAATGCCTTCTCACTGGCCATGCCGCTCGCTATGCTTATCGGGATGATCATTATCATCATGCGGTCTCACGTACTGCTGCAGCGTATGCGTGATAAGTCCGACGGCATTCAGCACGAAAAAGAAATGGTCTTCGGGTTTGTTCACGATATATCGGATATTTTTGCCGACATGGATACCATTGAGACGCCGGCCCTGCTCAAGCGCATCCTTTTTTACACCACGCGAACCTCACAGGCCAGTGCCGGAGCGGTATATATGTTAAACCATGAAACGCGTGAGCTAACCGCCAAAGCCATTGCCGGATTATTTCCTCCAGTTGTACCGCTGGTAGGCATAGACCTAGACAACTTGATATGCAAAGCGGATCACATTAATGACTTAGTAAAAAACACACCCATCCTTCTCGGCCAGGGTTTAATTGGGCAGGTGGCAGACATCGGCACGACCATTCTCATTGAAGATGCGGAACTGGATGCCCGCATTCCAAAATACAGGCATGATTTTCTCAAAATAAAATCAATCATCCTGGTTCCCCTCCGTTTCCATCAGCAGGTACTTGGACTGGTCGTCCTTGTAAACCGCATTGACGAACAGCCATTCACAGAATCAGATGCCGGCCTGCTTCAGGCACTGGCGGATCAAGCCTCGGTCACCATCCATTTTTCATCCATCCGCGAGCAGCTGCTGGAAAAGAAGCGCATTGACCACGATCTTGATGTCGCACGGAGCATTCAGTTTTCCCTGCTACCCAAACAGATCCCGGAATTCCCCGGCATAGAAATCGCGGCATATAACTATCCGGCACTTGAGGTGGGCGGTGACTATTACGATTTCATCCAGGTCGACGAAGATCATCTCGGCATCGCCATTGCCGATGTATCGGGCAAAGGAATCAGCGGAGCAATAATTATGGCCATGTGCCGCAGCGTGTTACGAGCACAGGCACGCGGAAACCGGAGCCCTGCGGACGTCCTTCGCACAGTGAATCAGGTCATGCTGTCGGATATTTCGGAAGACATGTTTGTCTGCATGCTCTACATGGTGCTAAATATTCACACCCATGAAATTACTGTCGCACGAGCGGGTCTTGAACGACCAATATTATATACGAACGATGCCGAACAGAGTGTAACCCCCATCAACACACGCGGTTGTGCACTGGGACTTACCGACGAAGACACCTTTGATATGATATTGGAAGAAGTGACCATGACCATGCAGCCGGGCTCGGTCATTGTCGCCTATTCCGACGGGATAACAGAAGCGCGTGATGTGAATCAGGAAGAATGGGGGTTTGCAAACCTGACCGAAACGGTGCGGCAGACCGCTCCGGAAGATGCCTATTGCGTCATCGGATCGGTAAGGGAACGCATCATGCGTTTTGTAGGAAAAATGAAACAATATGATGATATGACCTTGCTCGCGTTGCGGATCATATGA
- a CDS encoding anti-sigma factor antagonist — translation MKECAIDKEVKGDIVILTLNGSLDAYSFPNLERELKQLRENNDTKVVLDCTHLDYVHSAALGAFIGFARTSRSHGGDLKLVNLSPKIYNIVELLGFHKILDIHKDLAKAVSGF, via the coding sequence ATGAAAGAATGTGCAATCGATAAAGAAGTTAAAGGTGACATAGTCATTTTGACATTGAACGGCTCACTTGATGCCTATTCCTTTCCCAATCTGGAAAGAGAACTGAAACAGCTGCGAGAGAACAATGACACAAAGGTCGTGCTCGACTGCACCCATCTGGATTACGTCCACAGTGCGGCATTGGGCGCATTTATCGGATTTGCACGTACGTCGCGATCCCATGGCGGTGACCTCAAACTGGTCAATCTTTCTCCCAAAATTTACAACATCGTAGAACTGCTGGGATTTCACAAAATACTTGATATTCACAAAGATTTAGCTAAAGCAGTGAGCGGTTTCTAA
- a CDS encoding nucleotide exchange factor GrpE, whose amino-acid sequence MSTAKKNKNSSHKQDVTDETMDIPKGEDAAGATSEQPSEGTPETHAQEQLETRLLRLQADFDNYRKRIVKEKAEWNLRAVEDVLVELLPVIDHFEMGLNAASADENTEALLTGFRLVYDQLCTATKRFGLTPMDAVGKEFDPHSMDAVTYIPSDSVPAEQVIEQLRRGYLLGERLIRPAQVVVSSGMTATDIEA is encoded by the coding sequence ATGAGCACAGCAAAAAAGAACAAAAACAGCAGCCACAAACAAGATGTGACAGACGAAACCATGGATATACCAAAGGGTGAAGACGCAGCAGGCGCGACCTCGGAACAGCCGAGTGAAGGAACCCCTGAAACACATGCTCAGGAGCAGCTGGAAACAAGACTGCTTCGACTACAGGCTGATTTTGATAACTACCGCAAGCGGATCGTCAAAGAAAAGGCAGAATGGAATCTGCGGGCCGTGGAAGATGTACTCGTAGAATTGCTCCCTGTCATTGATCATTTCGAAATGGGGTTAAATGCTGCATCGGCCGATGAAAACACAGAGGCACTGCTCACAGGATTCCGCCTGGTATATGACCAGCTATGCACTGCAACCAAACGGTTTGGACTGACTCCAATGGATGCAGTGGGTAAAGAATTTGATCCCCACAGTATGGATGCGGTCACATATATCCCATCGGATTCTGTTCCAGCCGAGCAGGTGATAGAGCAATTACGACGCGGCTATTTACTGGGTGAGCGGCTCATTCGTCCGGCACAGGTGGTGGTGTCCAGCGGAATGACTGCTACGGATATAGAGGCTTAA
- the dnaJ gene encoding molecular chaperone DnaJ, protein MANTQDYYEVLGASRTATAEELKKAYRKLAVKYHPDKNPGDKASEEKFKEITEAYEILSDPAKRQQYDQYGHAAFSGGRGGFSSSSMHNIDLEEALRTFMGAFGGGGGGGSIFDDFFGGRGQRGGGQGGATRGADMRLDLELDFEEAVLGTQKEVTYTAMRDCTDCHGEGTAPGTKKESCRHCGGSGMVTSSNGFLRFQQSCPVCHGKGEMITQPCQTCRGTGRIKERRKLSLAIPAGVETGSRLRVAGKGEGGTQGGSAGDLYVAIHVHAHPFFKRLDDDVFCELPIPFDVAIQGGSVRVPTIHGYASLKISSGTENGAVMRLKGKGINNVSTRHKGDHHVRLIIAVPSHLGMGQRKKLREFVDAIDESNYSGITKFYKDADEFYARKEVLESTPAEG, encoded by the coding sequence ATGGCAAATACACAGGACTACTATGAAGTACTGGGCGCAAGCCGCACAGCCACTGCCGAAGAACTGAAAAAGGCTTATCGCAAACTGGCTGTGAAGTATCACCCGGATAAAAATCCCGGCGATAAAGCTTCGGAAGAAAAATTTAAGGAAATCACAGAGGCCTATGAGATCCTGAGTGATCCAGCAAAACGCCAGCAGTACGATCAGTACGGACATGCCGCCTTCAGTGGCGGGCGCGGCGGTTTTTCGTCTTCATCCATGCACAACATTGATCTGGAAGAAGCCTTGCGCACCTTCATGGGTGCCTTTGGAGGCGGCGGAGGCGGCGGCAGTATTTTTGACGACTTCTTTGGCGGCCGGGGTCAGCGGGGCGGCGGACAGGGAGGCGCAACTCGCGGGGCGGATATGCGGCTTGATCTGGAACTGGATTTTGAAGAAGCCGTACTCGGAACGCAGAAAGAAGTGACGTATACCGCTATGCGCGACTGCACGGACTGCCATGGTGAAGGAACAGCACCAGGAACAAAAAAGGAGTCATGCCGTCATTGTGGTGGTTCCGGCATGGTTACCTCGTCCAACGGTTTTCTCCGTTTTCAGCAGTCCTGTCCGGTGTGTCATGGCAAAGGCGAAATGATTACCCAGCCCTGTCAAACATGCAGAGGAACGGGACGAATCAAAGAACGGCGTAAATTATCTCTGGCCATTCCGGCCGGAGTAGAAACGGGTTCACGGCTGCGTGTCGCAGGCAAAGGCGAGGGCGGAACACAAGGCGGTTCGGCGGGTGATTTGTATGTAGCCATCCATGTACACGCGCATCCTTTCTTTAAACGGCTTGATGACGATGTTTTCTGTGAGCTGCCCATTCCTTTTGATGTAGCTATACAGGGCGGCAGTGTTCGCGTTCCTACGATTCATGGCTATGCCAGCCTGAAGATTAGTTCCGGAACAGAGAACGGCGCGGTCATGCGATTGAAAGGAAAAGGCATTAACAATGTGAGTACACGGCATAAAGGCGATCATCATGTGCGCCTGATTATTGCGGTTCCCTCGCATTTAGGCATGGGTCAACGGAAAAAACTGCGCGAGTTTGTCGATGCGATTGATGAATCCAACTATAGTGGAATCACAAAATTCTATAAGGATGCCGATGAATTTTACGCACGCAAAGAAGTACTCGAATCAACACCCGCGGAGGGATAG
- a CDS encoding 16S rRNA (uracil(1498)-N(3))-methyltransferase — translation MSQCCYAPPELWVDDTVTLPADEAHHISRVLRAAAGDSLLITDGCGIQAVGHITQCRKGHVVLSVSECRSVPAFMPELHLIQPLIRTQRMDWIIQKAVELGIQHIHPVRSDHAVVHLNNVQAEKKAEHWAGIAIAAMKQSNQVWLPQIHAVDSVCNTIDAFDGTLLYGDLSSSAQPLSTVLPSLHNNISQRAGLLLGPEGDFSPRERACFASKNTMIPVSLGEQVFRAETASIYLMCLTHYALRAHSERDNVL, via the coding sequence ATGAGTCAGTGCTGTTATGCGCCGCCCGAACTATGGGTAGATGACACGGTAACCCTGCCCGCAGATGAGGCGCATCACATCAGCAGAGTCCTGCGGGCGGCGGCAGGCGATTCGCTGCTTATAACAGATGGGTGCGGAATTCAGGCCGTGGGACACATCACGCAATGCCGAAAAGGCCATGTTGTGCTGTCGGTTTCCGAGTGCCGTTCCGTCCCTGCATTCATGCCGGAGCTTCATTTGATTCAACCGCTGATTCGCACACAGCGAATGGATTGGATTATTCAAAAGGCAGTGGAACTGGGTATCCAGCATATCCATCCGGTACGATCTGATCATGCCGTTGTACACCTTAACAACGTTCAGGCAGAAAAAAAAGCGGAGCATTGGGCCGGCATCGCCATTGCGGCCATGAAACAGAGCAATCAGGTCTGGTTACCCCAGATTCATGCGGTTGATTCGGTCTGCAATACAATTGACGCCTTTGATGGCACGCTATTATATGGTGACCTGTCTTCTTCTGCGCAACCGCTATCAACGGTTCTTCCATCATTGCACAACAACATCTCGCAGCGGGCAGGATTGCTACTGGGACCGGAAGGCGACTTTTCCCCCCGCGAACGAGCCTGTTTTGCATCAAAAAACACAATGATTCCGGTATCGCTGGGAGAGCAGGTCTTCAGAGCGGAAACCGCCTCGATTTACCTCATGTGTCTCACACATTATGCGTTGCGGGCACATTCAGAACGGGACAACGTATTATGA
- the queA gene encoding tRNA preQ1(34) S-adenosylmethionine ribosyltransferase-isomerase QueA has product MTLQTADFDYHLPEELIAQHPCAERDASRLLVLHGKQKQMEHTHFHHIADYLQPGDCLVLNDTRVIPARLYGHKQTGGHVEFLLTEQIAPNEWHGIMKTSRRPPPGTLIDLEQDAKAEIIQYLDSGNVHICIHSHMDMETLLNRIGIMPLPPYIRRPQQEEADKERYQTVYSKTPGAVAAPTAGLHFTPAIFDALEAKGVKKTFVTLHVGIGTFRPVKAASLQDHTMHEERFEINEEAAQAIRETQQNGGRIVAVGSTSVRTLETVMQQHGRITACRGRSSIFIYPPHTFQCVDALITNFHLPCSTLLMMIAAFAGHDFVMQAYAEAVRERYRFFSYGDCMFID; this is encoded by the coding sequence ATGACGCTTCAAACGGCCGACTTTGATTATCATCTGCCCGAAGAACTTATCGCTCAACATCCCTGCGCTGAACGCGATGCCTCACGGCTTCTGGTATTGCACGGAAAACAAAAACAGATGGAGCACACCCATTTTCATCACATCGCGGATTATTTGCAGCCAGGTGACTGTCTTGTACTCAACGACACCCGAGTCATTCCTGCGCGTCTGTACGGACACAAACAAACGGGCGGTCATGTAGAATTTCTTCTTACCGAACAAATAGCGCCCAACGAGTGGCACGGAATAATGAAAACGTCGCGACGCCCCCCACCGGGCACGTTGATCGACCTGGAGCAGGATGCCAAAGCAGAAATTATTCAGTACCTAGACTCCGGCAATGTTCATATTTGTATTCATTCGCACATGGACATGGAAACCCTGCTAAACCGCATTGGTATTATGCCGCTGCCCCCCTATATCCGCCGTCCGCAACAGGAAGAAGCGGATAAAGAACGTTATCAGACCGTCTACAGCAAAACACCGGGTGCCGTGGCGGCACCCACTGCCGGACTGCACTTCACCCCGGCCATTTTCGATGCACTGGAAGCCAAAGGCGTGAAGAAAACCTTTGTGACGCTGCATGTAGGCATCGGAACCTTTCGTCCCGTCAAAGCCGCATCACTGCAAGATCACACCATGCACGAAGAACGCTTTGAAATCAACGAAGAGGCGGCGCAGGCCATTCGGGAAACACAACAGAACGGCGGTCGCATTGTCGCCGTCGGCAGTACCTCGGTCAGAACTCTTGAAACCGTCATGCAGCAGCATGGCCGCATCACAGCCTGTCGCGGCCGATCATCCATTTTTATTTATCCCCCTCATACCTTTCAATGCGTCGACGCGCTAATTACAAACTTTCATTTACCCTGCTCCACCCTGTTAATGATGATCGCCGCCTTTGCCGGCCATGATTTCGTCATGCAGGCCTATGCGGAAGCCGTCAGGGAGCGCTATCGTTTCTTCAGTTACGGGGACTGCATGTTCATCGACTGA